The genomic DNA atggccaagatgttcaaatgttcatagatgaccagcagggtctgggacaggtagcacgtctggtgaacaggtcagggttccatagacgcaggcagaacagttgaaactggagcagcagcacgaccaggtgacACCGTGATTTGATTGTGAAATAGAAAAAAAAGCACAACATTGTCAGAATCACTGACCAATAAATCCTATTGATCAGAGTGTAATAGGAGGAATATATATTAAATAATTATAAGATATCCCTTAATAAGTATTACTTTCCATAAAGCACAAGTCAACTGCTGAAACGTTAGGACTTCTTGACATGTATGACATAATAATGTTTTATGTCTATAGTTCCCTGATAGCAAGACTAGTCTAATTTTACTGGCGTGTACATATATGTAAATGTCAGGGATTTTGCATAGACACTCCTCTGCCTACAAGTAGCCAGTCCGGCTCTGCCACTAAGCTATCTATAAATGAACGGGGCTCTACTGGATATCCTCCTGCACTCGCAACGGCAATTTTGGAACATCCCATCTTCATGTCACTTCGGCTCACTTGACGAATCGAAGAGGTCGGGCTGCGCTTGAGAACAAGCGATTTAATAGGTTATTAGATGAAATATAAAAGACAATTCGAAACAAGCAAGCTATCAAATCAACGAATAACCGTCCGTAATCTATCACTGTTGTTTAGAAGAGAAAATTAAATCTCCTGACTCCAACGTATTCCACGGTAAGTAGGCTAAAGTGCGTAGGCTTTAAGTGCGTACTATGCTTTTTTTTTACTACTAAAGTGAATTCCCACTGTCAAAGTTCAGCAATAGGAGTTACGGTGCTAATATCTGTGCATACATAGGCTACTCTTCAGAAATGTGTTTTGTAGGCGTCACGGATTAGCCTGAAACTCCTTGTCATGTATTCACAATCTAACGGTAATTCTGCACAATGTATTAACATCAACTCGCTTGCCAAGTCTGACCAGTTGAGGATTTCTCATTTTCAGCCATCAATTTCCTGTGTTTCCTGTGGCCTATTGTCACTGGATCGATTGCTTTCATTTTACGCTTGCTTTTGCCATTCGTTTTTCCCCGTTAACGTTTAgtaatgacctgtcaaacacactcCAGTAATGGCTGAAATAGGCTCAAAGCAATACAATGTTTTTGCATCTCATGCGATTTTGGGGGTTGCACAAACCCGCATTCGAACCCTGGCCCAGCGACTATCAAGCCAACACTTAAACTGCTAGGTCAAGAGATCCGAACCTTTTGACAAGGTGGCTAGGTATTGGTTAAGGTTGCTATGTTACTTGCTGTACCCATGCCTCTCtataccagtggttcccaacctttttcggtTTCCAAACCACCAAACTGAATTTTCCTCTGCCCGGattacccctgaagtaccccctcatgtgcattttaccagtatgTCTATGGTCTCGTCTTCTCAACTATCCTCTGTGGAAAagccaagtacccccaggggtcctaCTACCCTTGGTGGGGAACCAATGCTCTATACCAAGTCCCTCCCCACTGGGcagaaactggttgaatcaacattgtttccacttaatttcaacaaaaataaatgaatgctatgatgttgaatcaatgtggaaactGGATTGGATTGCATTGCgtttgcaaaaagtaatcaatgtaagggaatttcatgtttttttcacacaataaaaaaaaaaaactaaatccaatgtcatgtgaaatgttcTGGTGATTTCATGtttgttgacaactcaaccaaatgttaaTCAAAAATAGACATTGAACTGATGTATGTACCCAGTTGGTCACATCTACATGCCTCTGCTAGGGCGCCATTCCCACATCTGTCACCAACTTCACCTCGGACACAGCGACTGTCAAACAACCGCTTTAACCGTTAGGCCAAGAGATCAGAACCTCTTGATGAGACCTATGTAGGCAATAGATGGGTGTAATCTAGAGCCAGGTGGGGAAAAAATGATTATAAGGGGAATTataatggtaggcctgatcaccgacaacaatgagacagcctataggaaggaggtcagagacctgaccgtgtggtgcaatgacaacaacctctccctcaacgtgatcaagacaaaggagatgattgtggactacaggaaaaggaggaccgagcacaccccattctcatcgacagggctgtagtggagcaggttgagagcttcatgttccctggcgtccacatcaccaacaaactaacatggtccaagcacaccaagacagatgacaaaacctattcccccttaggagacttagaagatttggcatgggtccttagatcctcagaaggttttacagctgccccttcgagagcatcctgacgggttgcatcactgcctggtatggcaattgctcggcctctgaccgcaaggcactacagagggtagtgcgtatggcccagtacatcaccggggccaagcttcctgccatccgggacctctatactaggcggtgtcagaggaagaccctaaaaattgccaaagactccagcgaccctagttatagactgttctctctgctaccggaggtaccggagcgccaagtctaggtccaagaagcttctaaacaTATTCTaaccctaagccataagactcctgaacagctaatgaaatgtctacccagactattgCTCCCCCCTCCccgtatcggtaccccctgtatatagccccgctattgttatttattgtgttgTCTAATTATTTGTCATGCTTatctctttattttatttttggggggggggggggggggggggtattttcttaactgcattgttggttaagggcttgtaagtaagcttttcactgtaaggtctacctacacctgttctatttggagcatgtgacaaataaaattagatttgaagcCCCAATGCAATTCTGAAGTATATTGGGCCTAcatccacagtgtgatttcaactGATTTTGCTGTATATTCTAAAAATAATTaattattgtcttttgttgaaATTTTAACGACATTCCAACCATGTTCACCATTATCCAGTCCAATTGTGGCATGATTCCACTATTTATCAGTTTGCATCAGTTTCAAtgcaggacttttattttgaaggcgaacCGCCGATTTGACTATTGATGCCTAAACGCTACTGTTGTTGACTTTACAGTCGTGGCGTTTCACTATCCGAAGTGCGGAGTTCCGACTGAGACGTTTCACTTGAACGACCCTCCAAGTCGTAATTCAAATGAGAATCTCTGAGAAAATGTTGTTACTCCAGTTGTGATGTTTCACCACTGACGTTTCATCTTTTCAACCAAAAGATGATGACAAATACGCTTTTGACAATTAGCCTCTAAACGTATCAATGTGGATAATGTTAAGCGAGCTAGCTAACTTTTTTTATTTGCATCGTTAGCTACCTTTTCAATTTATTCAGTCTatatgtagccgatgtgaaatggctagctagttagcgctagtggcgtttcaatcggtgacgtcacttgctctgagaccttgaaatagtggttccccttgctctgcaagagctgcgctttttgtggagcgatgcttcgagggtgactgttgacgtgtgcagagcgtcccagGTTCGCGCCCaagtcggggcgaggggacgggcgtaaagtctatactgttacatatacttatttttcaaattgtaaTAATTTTTTACTATATttgtggctatggaatcctgacctgctCACCGGAggtgctacctgtcccaaacctattatttgaccatgctggtcatttatgaacatttgaacatcttggccatgttctgttataatctccacccggcacagccagaagaggactggccacccctcatagcctggtttcgtcctaggttttggcctttctagggagtttttcctagccaacgtgcttcaacacctgcattgcttgctgtttgtggttttaggctgggtttctgtacagcactttgagatatcagctgatgtacgaagagctatataaatagatttgattttgatttgatttaaaataaataaatgaagccAAAGAACTAGGCTAACTCTGTTAATATCTTTCCTAACTGTCCCCTAACTGTCCTGTtgcactctttcactctctttttgtctctatgcctctctctctgtcactctctctcaagCCTGCAGTCATGACCGAGAACATTCGTATCAACAATCCCAATGTGaagtacacagatacacacattgAGGCTCAGTACTGCTACCATACTACTGCTGTACGCAGGGACGGAGACACACTCACAgtaagtttctctctctcacacacacacacacacacacacaccagcatcaCCTATCTAATTTctaactgtgtaaatctctccACTCCACCCCTCCAGGTGACCCCGTCCGTTAGTGAGCTTGAGTTCCGTACTGAGCGACATGTCCCCAGGCTGGGGGTGATGCTAGTTGGCTGGGGAGGAAACAATGGGACCACCGTCACCGCTGCTGTACTGGCCAACAGACTGGGACTCACCTGGAGAACCAAAACTGGAGAAcaggtgacgtgtgtgtgtgtgtgtgtcgttgatCCTACTTTGTGACAGTTTTATAGCATATTTTCCAAAGACATGTCTCTCCTCTGATGCAGAGCTAGCTAGCAGAGCCTCATTATACCCCTGATACAGCGatgggttcacacacacacacacacacacactgatatgatGGGTTTAGTGGAGTTTTAAGGGTTTAACATTGACTGACACACGAACGTTTACAACACAGGCATTCCTTTACCTTTATATGGGCATCATTACTTCCCCAAATGTGTCCTTTTTTTTTCCTGTTTGAAAAAATTCCTCAAATCATTCTCCATTTAATGCAGATATTCAAAGTTGGGGTCGCGACCCATAGTGGGGTCCCTGGGGGAATTGCAGTGGGCTAGCCAAAACAAATTTAAAAGTCAACATTATTGCATAGGATAATATAAAAAGTTTTTGAGAAAGATCCTTTAAAAAATAATTGAGtacatttatttattgtttttcttaattttgaTAAGAGATATAAAAATGTAGTGAATCgaaggttatttgttgatgtaCAAAtccaaatgtaattttttttaacgTAAGGTTGTGTCAATAGATTTCGGGTGGGGTCGGCTGAAATTCTGTGGGGAAAAAAAGGAGTCCCTGTAGAAAACGTTTGAATACCACTGATTTAGTGTGTTGTTGTTATTCAAGacttgttatttatttttgttctgtgtctaTTTTATTACCCTCTCCCCCTTTTCaaacccccctcctccttcccagaAAGCCAACTACTACGGTTCCCTCTTCCAGTCCTCAACTGTGTGTTTAGGTGCGGGGCCAGATGGAAAGGAAGTTAACATTCCGTTCCGTGACCTCCTACCCATGATGCACCCTAATGATATCGTCTTTGATggtaaaggagtgtgtgtgtatgcgtgtatgtAATCAGAGAAGGAATGCTGACGCTAGGTCAGTTCTTCATGGGCCACTGTGGAGAAGGAAATGTTAAAAGTCTCCAtgtggactgtctgtctgtcaggctcGTTATTTAACCTCCTGTTTAACCTCCTCCATTATTCAGCACTGCCCTGGAGGCAGAGGTAGAGTACACACCTCTGGTCCTCTAGTCTAACTGGTCCTCTATGTTCTTTTGGGCCTGTCTGATGGGTTTTCTTTTAAGAGACATTAGGCTTGTAAAACTTTAGCTAACTAattaaataaagagagagagtgtgtgtgtgtgtcaggctgggACATCTCATCCATGGATCTGGGCAGTGCGATGGAGAGAGCCGAGGTCCTTGATTGGTCCCTCCAGGAGAAGCTCCGCCCACACATGAGCCACCTCCGACCCCGGGCCTCCATCTATATCCCAGAATTCATAGCTGCCAACCAGGCGGGCCGAGCAGACAACGTTCTGAAAGGGACCATGGCTGAACAGGTACGCCCAATCccaagtagtgtgtgtgtgcctcgtaCACCCTGTCCCCTAACCCCTTAGCTCTTaccccatatacagtgccttgcgaaagtattcggcccccttgaactttgcgaccttttgccatatttcaggcttcaaacataaagatataaaactgtattttttgtgaagaatcaacaacaagtgggacacaatcatgaagtggaacgacatttattggatatttcaaacttttttaacaaatcaaaaactgaaaaattgggcgtgcaaaattattcagcccctttactttcagtgcagcaaactctctccagaagttcagtgaggatctctgaatgatcaaatgttgacctaaatgactaatgatgataaatacaatccacctgtgtgtaatcaagtctccgtataaatgcacctgcactgtgatagtctcagaggtctgtcaaaagcgcagagagcatcatgaagaacaaggaacacaccaggcaggtccgagatactgttgtgaagaagtttaaagccggatttggatacaaaaagatttcccaagctttaaacatcccaaggagcactgtgcaagcgataatattgaaatggaaggagtatcagaccactacaaatctaccaagacctggccgtccctctaaactttcagctcatacaaggagaagactgatcagagatgcagccaagaggcccatgatcactctggatgaactgcagagatctacagctgaggtgggagactctgtccataggacaacaatcagtcgtatattgcacaaatctggcctttatggaagagtggcaagaagaaagccatttcttaaagatatccataaaaagtgttgtttaaagtttgccacaagtcacctgggagacacaccaaacatgtggaagaaggtgctctggtcagatgaaaccaaaattgaactttttggcaacaatgcaaaacgttatgtttggcgtaaaagcaacacagctgaacacaccatccccactgtcaaacatggtggtggcagcatcatggtttgggcctgcttttcttcagcagggacagggaagatggttaaaattgatgggaagatggatggagccaaatacaggaccattctggaagaaaacctgatggagtctgcaaaagacctgagactgggacggagatttgtcttccaacaagacaatgatccaaaacataaagcaaaatctacaatggaatggttcaaaaataaacatatccaggtgttagaatggccaagtcaaagtccagacctgaatccaattgagaatctgtggaaagaactgaaaactgctgttcacaaatgctctccatccaacctcactgagctcgagctgttttgaaatatccaataaatgtcgttccacttcatgattgtgtcccacttgttgttgattcttcacaaaaaaatacagttttatatctttatgtttgaagcctgaaatgtggcaaaaggtcgcaaagttcaagggggccgaatactttcgcaaggcactgtaccctaGACCCTATGTGTTTCTGGGTGTCTGAATAGTGATTcttatctctctccctgcaggtggAGCAGATCAGAGCAGACATTCAGGACTTCCGGCATTCAAGCGGCGTGGACAAGGTCATCGTTTTGTGGACGGCCAACACCGAACGTTTCTGTGACCTCACAGCCGGGGTCAACGACACGGCCAAGAATCTCCTGGCTGCCATACAGGTAGATGTAGAGGTAGATCTGACGGATCTATTCTGTCTCGCtctcgtcttctctctctcttactctctctctctactctctctgtctctatcagtcaGGTGGGGAGGTGTCTCCCTCTACTTTGTTTGCTGTAGCCAGTATCCTGGAGGGCTGTGCCTACATTAACGGTTCTCCCCAGAACACGTTTGTCCCTGGGGCGATAGAGCTGGCTGTGGAAAGAAACGTGTTCATAGCAGGAGACGACTTCAAGTCTGGTCAGACAAAGATCAAGTCAGTCCTGGTCGACTTCCTCATCAGTGCTGGGATCAAGGTGAGAGGTCGACCCAGTCCATTTGATGTTTCATTCACTTCAATAGGACTTCTGTTCTGTGAACAGTTCCAGTTCCACTTGTATAATGATAAAGTACATAATTATACAATTACTAAGTTATTCTAAAATTACTATACAACATGTTAAAACACTGTTATTACAACAATTGTACCCAGGTAAAAGGGCAATTTCATGTGTGTAACACTAGGTTAATACCAGACTGTAAAATAACATGTTGCCGTCTGTTGCCATGACAGCCCACCTCCATTGTCAGCTACAATCACCTTGGCAACAACGATGGTATGAACCTCTCTGCACCGCAGCAGTTCCGCTCCAAGGAGATCTCCAAGAGCAATGTGGTGGATGACATGGTTAACTCCAACCCTATACTGTACCACAATGGGGAGAAACCTGACCACTGTGTAAGTctgcgggtgtgtgtgtttgcgtgtgtgtgtaacacaGAGAAACCTGATCTGAATTAAGAGTTGAATGTGTGTTTTTTCATACCTGGTAGATACCTGGTATCAATAGCactgcattttgttttactaagTGGCAGAAAGTATCCATAGTTTTTCTTGAGAAATACTTGACTCTGTtgtcttgctgtgtgtgtgtgtgtgtgtaggtggtgaTTAAGTATGTGCCGTATGTGGGGGACAGTAAGAGGGCGATggatgaatacacctctgagatcATGATGGGAGGAACCAACACTATCGCAATGCACAACACCTGTGAGGtgagtctctctcacacacacacacacacacacacacctacacctcAACCTGATTTTTTTCTAACAAAAGGTGTCTCTCTCCAGGACTCTCTGCTAGCCAGTCCTATCATCCTGGACCTGGTCCTCCTCACAGAGTTGTGTCAGCGTGTATGTGTTCGGCCCCAAGGATCAGAGACCTTCCAGTCCTTCCACAGTGTCCTGGCTATCCTCTCCTTCATGTGTAAAGCTCCCCTTGTCCCCCCTGGGGCCCCGCTGGTCAATGCCTACTTCAGACAGAGAGCCTGCATTGAGAACATCATGAGGTCAGAACACCTACCACCCTGTCTTGTTAGGGATTTGTCTTAGTGGTCACCAATCATGTTTGTTACTGAGCTTCCTGTCGCTCTTGTCCAATAATAATGTTGTACCGGTCTCTGTGGTTATATTCCTTCAGttttgcaactgactaggtatcccttttCCCTTTCAGAGCGTGCCTTGGTCTCCCCCCTCAGAACCACATGCACCTGGAGCACAAGCTGCAGAGGGGCTTCCTG from Oncorhynchus clarkii lewisi isolate Uvic-CL-2024 chromosome 7, UVic_Ocla_1.0, whole genome shotgun sequence includes the following:
- the LOC139412943 gene encoding inositol-3-phosphate synthase 1-A-like; the protein is MTENIRINNPNVKYTDTHIEAQYCYHTTAVRRDGDTLTVTPSVSELEFRTERHVPRLGVMLVGWGGNNGTTVTAAVLANRLGLTWRTKTGEQKANYYGSLFQSSTVCLGAGPDGKEVNIPFRDLLPMMHPNDIVFDGWDISSMDLGSAMERAEVLDWSLQEKLRPHMSHLRPRASIYIPEFIAANQAGRADNVLKGTMAEQVEQIRADIQDFRHSSGVDKVIVLWTANTERFCDLTAGVNDTAKNLLAAIQSGGEVSPSTLFAVASILEGCAYINGSPQNTFVPGAIELAVERNVFIAGDDFKSGQTKIKSVLVDFLISAGIKPTSIVSYNHLGNNDGMNLSAPQQFRSKEISKSNVVDDMVNSNPILYHNGEKPDHCVVIKYVPYVGDSKRAMDEYTSEIMMGGTNTIAMHNTCEDSLLASPIILDLVLLTELCQRVCVRPQGSETFQSFHSVLAILSFMCKAPLVPPGAPLVNAYFRQRACIENIMRACLGLPPQNHMHLEHKLQRGFLPRHDNRIYDNVATKRVLSNGYHASQQNGVCAHVVKEATIG